In Vicia villosa cultivar HV-30 ecotype Madison, WI unplaced genomic scaffold, Vvil1.0 ctg.000077F_1_1, whole genome shotgun sequence, a single window of DNA contains:
- the LOC131623668 gene encoding phosphatidylinositol 4-kinase gamma 1-like codes for MRLFRMAVAIDQQPHGFKPFSRSQRCKLQSFGHLDYNNFLELNQTTFLAFQAENIHRSFSTPCLPVNGVEDPPHPRIEIVRGSGAPVHALVVEVAVAMASGIQPIPLPSGLGGAYVFPNTNGNNIAVAKPVDEEPFAFNSPKGFKSNNHQMLVQPDLKRSIRIGETGIRELAAYLLDHGGFSGVPPTALVKFCHATFSDSSATVKLASLQRFVGHGFDAGELGPSLFSVDSVHKIGILDIRLMNLDRHAGNMLVMKQDNNGFDNDVSTTDLVPIDHGFCLPEWLEDPYFEWLHWPQASVPFSESELDYISNLDPSKDADILRSEVPSLRESSIRVLIVCTVFLKQAAVAGFCLADIAQMMTRGYCGSDESPSELENICLKVKASINNENVEDKDEEERETNTNSGIGGISFGNMNKGEWELFLEIYDKFVIEVFEDKKCKN; via the coding sequence ATGAGATTGTTTAGAATGGCTGTGGCCATTGATCAACAACCCCATGGATTTAAACCATTTAGTCGATCCCAAAGATGCAAACTCCAATCCTTTGGTCACCTTGATTACAACAACTTTCTTGAACTCAACCAAACTACTTTTCTAGCATTTCAAGCCGAGAATATTCACCGAAGTTTCTCCACTCCATGTCTACCCGTAAACGGGGTAGAAGATCCTCCTCATCCGAGGATCGAGATCGTTCGTGGAAGTGGAGCTCCCGTACACGCTCTTGTCGTTGAGGTTGCCGTTGCTATGGCCTCGGGTATTCAGCCTATACCACTCCCAAGTGGACTTGGTGGTGCCTATGTTTTCCCCAACACAAATGGTAACAATATTGCTGTAGCAAAGCCAGTAGACGAAGAACCTTTCGCCTTCAATAGTCCGAAAGGGTTTAAAAGTAATAATCATCAAATGCTAGTGCAGCCTGACTTAAAACGCTCAATTCGAATTGGCGAAACTGGAATAAGAGAACTGGCTGCTTATCTACTTGATCATGGAGGCTTTTCTGGTGTGCCTCCAACTGCTTTAGTTAAATTCTGTCATGCTACATTCTCTGATTCTTCTGCCACAGTTAAACTCGCCTCGCTCCAACGCTTTGTTGGCCACGGTTTCGATGCAGGAGAGTTGGGCCCTTCTCTCTTCTCAGTTGATTCTGTTCACAAAATTGGTATTCTAGACATTAGGCTCATGAATCTTGACAGACATGCAGGGAATATGCTTGTTATGAAACAAGACAACAATGGTTTCGATAACGATGTTTCTACCACCGATCTTGTTCCGATTGATCACGGCTTTTGCTTGCCCGAATGGCTGGAGGATCCTTATTTTGAGTGGCTGCACTGGCCACAAGCCTCAGTTCCTTTCTCTGAATCAGAACTTGACTATATTTCAAACCTTGATCCTTCAAAAGATGCTGATATTCTAAGATCCGAGGTTCCCTCGTTGAGAGAATCGTCTATTCGTGTTCTTATCGTCTGCACCGTTTTCTTGAAACAAGCCGCTGTTGCTGGCTTCTGTCTTGCTGATATAGCCCAGATGATGACAAGGGGATATTGCGGCAGCGACGAATCGCCGAGTGAATTGGAAAATATCTGTTTGAAAGTTAAGGCTAGTATTAACAATGAGAATGTAGAAGACAAAgatgaagaagagagagagacTAATACTAATAGTGGAATTGGTGGCATTTCTTTTGGTAACATGAACAAAGGTGAATGGGAATTGTTTTTGGAGATTTATGATAAGTTTGTAATAGAAGTTTTTGAGGATAAGAAGTGTAAAAATTGA
- the LOC131623753 gene encoding zinc finger protein 3-like, giving the protein MSERISIGNTEDKCLKRKMIEESEVELRKESKNIAPTSQADFEKGKMVEEVEPKLHKESKVITPSTGSKDLLTSRLDINTKPTSNLLENGERSSSSENVIAGVSPKEVKEFPCQFCDKKFTNLQALGGHQNAHKSERNLRKNKQQRREETIVSPQRFELTYSNRYPYSRPSRYQGSSYFHGNLQQPIGTPIGTHMNNTTPSRLGFPFGSYGGMCMPKSPPAIPQFRMNNYLGGNQTPVLPIPQRPNIVELDFFGQANQTHSSGESAEGSSNAPFSSRGPPITHDFIGENQLPEEFNVPSSSTVEELDLNLKL; this is encoded by the coding sequence atgtctGAAAGAATTTCTATTGGAAATACTGAAGACAAATGCTTGAAACGCAAAATGATTGAAGAATCAGAGGTAGAACTAAGAAAAGAATCGAAAAACATTGCACCAACCTCTCAAGCTGATTTCGAGAAGGGAAAAATGGTTGAAGAGGTGGAGCCAAAATTGCATAAAGAATCCAAGGTAATAACACCATCAACTGGATCTAAAGATTTATTGACTTCAAGGCTTGACATTAACACCAAGCCAACTTCCAATCTGTTGGAGAATGGTGAACGTTCAAGTTCATCTGAAAATGTCATTGCTGGAGTTTCACCTAAGGAAGTGAAGGAATTTCCCTGTCAATTTTGTGACAAGAAGTTCACAAATTTGCAAGCTCTTGGTGGTCACCAAAACGCTCATAAGAGTGAACGTAActtaagaaaaaataaacaacaaaggagGGAGGAGACAATCGTTTCCCCCCAAAGGTTTGAACTTACTTATTCAAACCGTTATCCTTATTCACGTCCTAGTCGCTATCAAGGGTCTTCCTATTTTCATGGCAACTTGCAACAACCAATTGGCACTCCAATTGGCACTCATATGAACAACACCACGCCTTCTAGGCTTGGTTTTCCATTCGGTAGCTACGGAGGGATGTGTATGCCAAAGTCACCTCCTGCAATACCACAATTTAGGATGAATAATTATTTAGGTGGAAATCAAACTCCTGTGCTGCCAATTCCTCAAAGGCCAAACATTGTGGAATTGGATTTTTTTGGTCAAGCTAATCAAACCCATTCATCCGGTGAGAGTGCTGAAGGAAGTTCCAATGCTCCATTTTCTTCTCGTGGTCCTCCAATAACACATGATTTTATTGGAGAAAATCAACTTCCAGAAGAGTTCAATGTGCCTTCTTCATCAACTGTGGAGGAACTCGACTTAAATCTCAAACTTTAA